Within the Thermosynechococcaceae cyanobacterium Okahandja genome, the region AGCCAGAAGAACTCGATGAAATTGACCGCAAAATTTTGCAGCTTGAAATGGAGCGGCTGTCGCTGCAAAAAGAAACCTCAGCCGCGTCCCGCGATCGCCTCGAAAAACTCGAGAAAGAGCTAGCGGATCTCAAGGAAGAGCAGAGCCGCCTCAATGCCCAGTGGCAAGCGGAAAAAGAAGTCATTGATCGCCTGCAAGCTATCAAAGAAGACATTGAAAAAGTCAACATTGAAATTCAGCAGGCGGAGCGGAACTACGATCTCAACCGGGCTGCCGAACTCAAGTACGGCAAGCTCACCCAACTGCAAAAACAACTAGCGGAAACCGAAGCCGCGCTTCGGGAAGCCCAAGTGGGAGGGCGATCGCTGCTGCGGGATGAAGTCACCGAAGCGGATATTGCCGAAATTATCTCCAAATGGACCGGTATTCCCGTCAGCAAACTGGTGGAATCGGAAGCCCAAAAACTGCTGCACCTTGAAGACGAGTTGCACAAGCGGGTTGTCGGTCAAGACGAAGCGGTGACGGCTGTGGCCGAAGCCATTCAGCGTTCGCGGGCGGGTCTTGCGGATCCCAATCGCCCCATTGCCAGCTTTATCTTTTTGGGACCTACGGGCGTGGGTAAAACCGAGCTTGCCAAAGCCTTGGCGGCCTTCATGTTCGACACCGAAGAGGCGATGGTGCGGATTGACATGTCCGAGTACATGGAAAAACATGCGGTGTCGCGCCTGATTGGCGCACCTCCGGGCTACGTGGGCTACGACGAAGGGGGGCAATTGACCGAGGCCATCCGTCGCCGTCCCTACGCGGTGGTTCTCTTTGATGAAATTGAAAAAGCCCATCCCGACGTGTTCAACGTCTTTCTGCAAATCCTAGATGATGGTCGCGTCACCGATGCCCAAGGTCGCACCGTGGACTTCAAAAACACGATCATTATTATGACCAGCAATATTGGCTCTCAGTACATTCTGGATGTGGCCGGGGATGACAGCCGCTACAGCGAAATGTACAGCCGTGTGATGGAAGCCATGCGGAGCCACTTCCGGCCTGAGTTCCTCAACCGCGTGGATGAGTTCATCATCTTCCACAGCCTGCGCAAGGATCAGTTGCGGCAAATTGTCAAACTGCAAGTCGAGCGGCTGCAAGCGCGCCTCAGCGATCGCCACATTACCTTAAGCCTCAGCGAAAAAGCCATCGACTTCCTAGCCGAGGTGGGCTACGATCCCGTCTATGGGGCGCGGCCACTGAAGCGGGCGATCCAAAAACAACTGGAAACCCCCATTGCCAAAGGCATCCTCCGCGGCGACTTTTACGATGGTGATACTGTTGCCGTTGAGGTAGGCGATAACGAGCGCCTTGTCTTCCAGCGCCAACAGACCGCCGTTGCCACCGCCTAAAACGAACACCTGTAACCCCACGGCCATGACTTCCCCACGACTCCTTCCCGTACTGCCCCTTGAGAATGGCGATCATCTGACCCGCAGCGAGTTTGAGCGCCGCTATGACGCCATACCGCACCTCAAAAAAGCAGAACTGATTGAAGGAGTCGTGTCTATGGGGTCACCTGTACGAACCATCCACAGCCAGTCCCACGGCTCCATCATGGAGTGGCTGTGGGTTTATTGTGTTGCCACCCCGGGCGTTGGCTGCTATGACAACCCAACGGTGCGCCTCGACACTGACAATGAACTGCAACCTGATGCAGTACTGCGCTTAGAGCAGGGGGGGCAGTCCCGCATTAGTGAAGATGGTTACCTAGAGGGTGCACCAGAACTGGTGGTGGAAATTGCGGCCAGCAGCGCCTCCTCCGATCTGCACGAGAAGCGGTGGGTCTATCGCCGCAACGGTGTTCAGGAGTATCTTGTGTGGCGTACCTATGAGATGACGCTGGATTGGTTTTATTGGCAGGATGGCGACTACGTCCTGCTGCCACCGGCGGCAGATGGAATATGGCGCAGTCGTCAGTTCCCGGGGCTGTGGCTGGCGGCAGACTCCCTAATGGCGCAAGACCTAGCCATGGTCCTCGCGGTGCTACAGCAGGGACTGGCCAGCCCTGAACACCAAGCCTTTTTGGAACGGCTGCGGCAAGCGGCGGCTCAGTAGCGGCAGACAGTTTTTATATTCACAAACTCGAGAATGCCCGCCCGACCCAATTCTCGGCCATAGCCCGAGCGCTTGATGCCGCCAAAGGGTAAGCGCGGATCCGACTTCACCATGCCATTGATAAAGACGGCTCCGGCCTCTAGCTCCCGGATGAGGCGATCACCCTCGCTGCCGTCATTTGTCCAAGCACTTGCCCCCAAGCCAAAGGGCGTAGCATTGGCCAGTTCAATCGCTGCCTCAAGGGAGTCCACCCGAAAAAGCAGGGCAACGGGGCCAAAGAATTCTTGCTCAAACACCGGATTATCAGGGTTAATCTCCGCAAGAAGGGTGGGCGGGTAAAAGTAGCCCTGCAAACACTCCGGCGGCAACTTCCCTTGGTAGAGTAGCTTGGCACCATGGGCGATCGCTACCTCCACCTGCGCTTGGAGTTCATCGCGAATGGTAGCAGTGG harbors:
- the clpB gene encoding ATP-dependent chaperone ClpB, whose amino-acid sequence is MQPSNPNLFTEKAWAAIARTPDLAKQAQHQNLETEHLMKSLLEQDGLATQIFQKAGCSVQRLRDLTDEFINRQPKIANPSGVYLGPSLDKLLDRADEARKQFGDEFISIEHLVLGFTHDDRFGKKLYQDVGLTEKLLRDTIQQIRGTQKVTDQNPEGKYASLEKYGRDLTLLARQGKLDPVIGRDDEIRRVIQILSRRTKNNPVLIGEPGVGKTAIAEGLAQRIVARDVPDSLRDRQLIALDMGALIAGAKYRGEFEERLKAVLKEVTESNGQIILFIDEIHTVVGAGATQGAMDAGNLLKPMLARGELRCIGATTLDEYRKYIEKDAALERRFQQVYVDQPSVEDTISILRGLKERYEIHHGVKISDTALVAAATLSTRYISDRFLPDKAIDLVDEAAAKLKMEITSKPEELDEIDRKILQLEMERLSLQKETSAASRDRLEKLEKELADLKEEQSRLNAQWQAEKEVIDRLQAIKEDIEKVNIEIQQAERNYDLNRAAELKYGKLTQLQKQLAETEAALREAQVGGRSLLRDEVTEADIAEIISKWTGIPVSKLVESEAQKLLHLEDELHKRVVGQDEAVTAVAEAIQRSRAGLADPNRPIASFIFLGPTGVGKTELAKALAAFMFDTEEAMVRIDMSEYMEKHAVSRLIGAPPGYVGYDEGGQLTEAIRRRPYAVVLFDEIEKAHPDVFNVFLQILDDGRVTDAQGRTVDFKNTIIIMTSNIGSQYILDVAGDDSRYSEMYSRVMEAMRSHFRPEFLNRVDEFIIFHSLRKDQLRQIVKLQVERLQARLSDRHITLSLSEKAIDFLAEVGYDPVYGARPLKRAIQKQLETPIAKGILRGDFYDGDTVAVEVGDNERLVFQRQQTAVATA
- a CDS encoding Uma2 family endonuclease, whose amino-acid sequence is MTSPRLLPVLPLENGDHLTRSEFERRYDAIPHLKKAELIEGVVSMGSPVRTIHSQSHGSIMEWLWVYCVATPGVGCYDNPTVRLDTDNELQPDAVLRLEQGGQSRISEDGYLEGAPELVVEIAASSASSDLHEKRWVYRRNGVQEYLVWRTYEMTLDWFYWQDGDYVLLPPAADGIWRSRQFPGLWLAADSLMAQDLAMVLAVLQQGLASPEHQAFLERLRQAAAQ